The Candidatus Edwardsbacteria bacterium sequence GGGAATTCACCCTTAAACCCGGAGAGATATTCATGCCCTCCAAGGTCTATTATAATCAGCAGCGGGTCTATGCCCTGGGGCTGTTCACAGAGGCCAAGTTCGAAATGGAGGGGATGGAAGAAAAACGCGACACGGTGGATCTGCGGATGGTGGTCAAGGAGGACAAGACCAACTGGGTGGGGTTCAATTTCGGCTTCGAGACCCCTGACAGGGTCCAGGGCGGTCTGGAGTGGGGCAGCGACAATATCTTCGGGAACTTGCAGAAGTTAACCCTAAAGAGCGAAGCATCCTATGGTCTGCGGAAGAATGACCTGAGCGGGATGCATGCCTACACCAATAACTATTACCTGGATTATCTGGAACCGTACTTCTTAAGCACTTCCTATAAAGCCAGCGGTTCGGTCTACTACAAACGGGAAAGGCAGGAAAGTTCCTTCTGGCAGCAGCTCAGCCGCATCGGAGGCGAGGCCAAGGTCGGCAAGAGCCTGGCCAAATTCCTCCAGGCCTACATCGGGTACAAATACGAGTTCCTGGAGGAGACCCAGAACACCACCAGCGACGTATTCCTGACCGCCAGCTTCGACAGCCGGGATGACATGTTCAACCCCCATAAAGGGGTGAGCTCCTCTTTCCGGGTGGATAACGCCGGTTCGGTGCTGGGCGGCTCCAACGACTACCGCAAGAGCTCCGGGGACTTATCCATGTTCCACCACATCGGCCGGGGATTGGTGGTGGCCTGGAGGGTAAGGGCTGCCGGGGTATATACCTACGGCCGCAACGGACCGGTGCCCATCCAGGAGAGGCTGAAGCTGGGCGGAGCCATGAATCTGAGGGGCTACAAGACCGACGAGATCACCACCGATACCACCAGCATCACCAATATGCTGGTCAACGGAAATTTTGAACTGCGGATCCCGGTATACTGGATGTTCGGGGCGGCCATCTTTGTGGACGCCGGGAATGTCTGGTCCGGTTTCGGGGACGTGAAGTGGAGCCAATACCAGGGAGGGACCGGCCTGGGCCTGAGGTTCATCACTCCGGTGGGACCGATCAGGGTGGACTATGCGGTCAAGACCGAGGAGACCGTGGATTTTAAGGAAGGTCTGTTCTATATCAACTTGGGTCACGCCTTCTGATGAAAAGTAAACATAGTAACATAACCATTACTGTTTTGGGCGGGATCATCCTTCTGGGTCTGCTGATCATGGTTATTTATCTGCCCAGCCCCAGATTCCAGAATGAGGTCAAGCTGGAAGCCAATAGGTCCCTGTCGGAGGTCTTGGGCCGCGAATTTTCCATCGGGGGGGTAGAATTTCATTTTCCTTTCACTGTCTTGATAAACGATGTGGCCATCGCCTCCCGGGATTCCCTGGCGCGCGGCCAGCTGCTCTGCGCCCCCCGGATAAAGCTTCAGGCCCATCCCTGGTATTCCGCCACCAGGAGGAGGCTGGTCATCGGGAAGGTGGAGGTGACCGGTGCCGTTGTCTGCCTGGTCCGGGACAGCAGCGGAACCTGGAACTTCGACGGCCTGTTCAAGTCCGACAGCACCAAACCCAAGGGCAAAATGAACCTTCCCCCGCTGTCGGTGGATGACGTCTCCTTCAAGGATCTTTTGATCTCCATCGAGACCCCGGGAAACAAGCAACAGGTGCAGGACATCGACATCCAATTGGGGCTGAAGATGGGCGGGGATAAACTGTCGGCCACCCTTAAAAAAATCAGAGCCTATGATAAAACCCGTAATATAAATTTGGTCAAAGGGTCGGGTGATTTTGCTTTATCCGGCGACACCATCAAGCTGAAGAACTTCGAGATGAATACGGGAAACAGCCGGGTAAATTTGTCGGTCAAGTTCAATTCGAAAACCCAAGAAATTGATCTGTCGCAAATGGACCTCAATATCGGGATGGCTGAGATCCCCCGGATCATAGGATCAGAAGGACAGGAATGGACGGGAAACATTGCCGTAACGGCCGCACTGAAGGGAAGCATATCCTCGCCACAGGGCAATCTAACGATCC is a genomic window containing:
- a CDS encoding BamA/TamA family outer membrane protein codes for the protein MKRNLVHILLLSLALLFGACGKKAVDKMAEPVDEGGPRLKLGEVTFTGNTAFSEKELRSKMTSKSGKRFDDYNFQQDMRKIIFLYRKKGYLDAKFLGRESRVNLEKQEIDYQLTIEEGNIRKIGLLRFSGNQVLSDSLLISLLKVKAGDPLNLPAINQTSSGIVALYAERGHIYTMVKDTVLETEDPYTSDILFNITEGPQVRLGEIRIEGNKKVRDRVIEREFTLKPGEIFMPSKVYYNQQRVYALGLFTEAKFEMEGMEEKRDTVDLRMVVKEDKTNWVGFNFGFETPDRVQGGLEWGSDNIFGNLQKLTLKSEASYGLRKNDLSGMHAYTNNYYLDYLEPYFLSTSYKASGSVYYKRERQESSFWQQLSRIGGEAKVGKSLAKFLQAYIGYKYEFLEETQNTTSDVFLTASFDSRDDMFNPHKGVSSSFRVDNAGSVLGGSNDYRKSSGDLSMFHHIGRGLVVAWRVRAAGVYTYGRNGPVPIQERLKLGGAMNLRGYKTDEITTDTTSITNMLVNGNFELRIPVYWMFGAAIFVDAGNVWSGFGDVKWSQYQGGTGLGLRFITPVGPIRVDYAVKTEETVDFKEGLFYINLGHAF